In Natronolimnobius baerhuensis, a single window of DNA contains:
- a CDS encoding ABC transporter ATP-binding protein: MSSSDHVVSLEGVNVHFEEEQGFLDVFSDPETVRAVDDISLEIAENDVVALVGESGCGKTTLGKTAIGVQRPTGGTVHYRGQDIWAAKDERNPEIPFDEVRKSLQIIHQDPGSSLNPNKSVRHSLSSPLQVTHPEMDTFERRERIYEMLERVGMTPPDDYANRFPHQLSGGEKQRIALIRALLMNPDLILADEAVSALDVSLRIDMMDLMLELQEAFNTSYLFISHNLSNASYLAGKADGRIGIMYLGELVEIGPVDEVLANPQHPYTKVLMWATPDLHPDVERDTDSPLRTIDVPDPKNPPAGCRFHTRCPKAREACKTAPPTTAVGDKHTTRCYRALEDHDYWDSPTLDE; the protein is encoded by the coding sequence ATGAGTAGTTCGGATCACGTCGTCTCGCTCGAGGGTGTCAACGTCCACTTCGAGGAGGAACAGGGCTTTCTCGACGTGTTCTCCGATCCGGAGACGGTTCGGGCAGTCGACGATATCTCGCTCGAAATCGCCGAGAACGACGTCGTCGCGCTGGTCGGCGAAAGCGGCTGTGGAAAGACGACACTCGGCAAGACGGCAATCGGCGTCCAGCGCCCGACCGGCGGGACGGTCCACTATCGCGGGCAGGATATCTGGGCGGCCAAAGACGAGCGCAATCCCGAGATTCCGTTCGACGAGGTCCGCAAATCGCTCCAGATCATCCATCAGGACCCAGGCTCGTCGCTGAACCCGAACAAAAGCGTCCGTCACTCACTCTCGAGTCCGCTGCAGGTGACGCACCCGGAGATGGATACGTTCGAACGCCGGGAACGGATCTACGAGATGTTAGAGCGGGTCGGCATGACGCCGCCGGATGATTACGCCAACCGATTCCCACACCAGCTAAGCGGCGGTGAGAAACAGCGCATCGCGCTGATTCGCGCGCTGTTGATGAACCCGGATCTGATCCTCGCCGACGAGGCCGTCTCGGCGCTCGACGTCTCGCTGCGAATCGACATGATGGATCTCATGCTCGAGTTACAGGAGGCATTTAACACGTCGTACCTGTTCATCTCGCACAACCTCTCGAACGCCAGCTATCTGGCCGGGAAAGCCGACGGGCGCATCGGGATTATGTACCTCGGCGAACTCGTCGAGATCGGCCCTGTCGACGAGGTGCTCGCGAATCCACAACATCCCTACACGAAGGTGTTGATGTGGGCGACGCCGGATCTGCATCCGGATGTCGAACGCGATACCGACTCGCCGCTGCGGACAATCGACGTCCCTGATCCGAAGAATCCGCCTGCAGGGTGTCGGTTCCACACGCGCTGTCCGAAGGCTCGAGAGGCCTGCAAAACGGCGCCCCCGACGACCGCCGTCGGTGACAAGCACACGACACGGTGTTACAGAGCGCTCGAGGACCACGACTACTGGGACTCGCCGACACTCGACGAGTAA
- a CDS encoding alpha-L-arabinofuranosidase C-terminal domain-containing protein, protein MDDSRLVEHSNSSDSDTATVTVDPTVRGETTVDPKLLGKFGEHLYTARNAKNTLEAEILHNPTFGSWKFQVHGPGPDGGRPAVHDADEIDDRVAEYATRRDYPDHERLLEAYRDGLALWWVHCGTRDDVRTSPDVGVAGDRAQRIEVVPDADSESAIAQWCYLPLHRTRAFEGRLTARGNEPTTVEIGIRTVTADGDLETELTTQSVAVGTDWTTAAFDLECPQSAFDDPDALYAVTIRPEPGSNVVFDGISLLPDDHIARADPDVVSFLRDANLPLLRWPGGNFVSGYHWEDAVGPLEERPTKPNPAWAGLETNRFGTAEFMDFCEAVGCEPMICLNAGNGTAEEAANWVEYCNGDPEETEYGRLRAEHGHPEPYDVTYWEVGNEVYGPWQTTWTTPGGYADRFARFHEAMTAVDDDIEVLACGNRLTEWNEPLLAECADDLDWLTDHVLVGDPVSTDTDLEALYNAHMAFAEQVGREYETVAERMRAAGIDEPKLAITELQLFTTLADDERDGDDTLEWTDIPTNKTMTEAVYDATFLLEAIRSDGLIGMITHSGVGNHGAGLRKDRERVWTDPAYYVHREAFSMVGAHPVKTHLECGTYNTELPVGDHTGELFGAIEPATDVPQLDAVTVSHPDENRLVTCLVHRDATAGPTTVTLEVAGESSLESVTVSRIGADSMVAQNTREAPEAVAVETERCSVDGGTVTLDLEPFTVAFLESEYE, encoded by the coding sequence ATGGATGACTCGAGACTCGTCGAGCACAGCAACAGTTCCGACAGCGACACAGCGACGGTGACCGTCGATCCGACCGTTCGCGGGGAGACAACCGTCGATCCCAAACTCCTCGGCAAGTTCGGCGAACACCTCTACACCGCTCGAAACGCGAAAAATACGCTCGAGGCGGAGATTCTGCACAACCCGACGTTCGGAAGCTGGAAGTTTCAGGTTCACGGCCCCGGACCGGACGGCGGCCGCCCGGCGGTTCACGACGCCGACGAGATCGATGACCGCGTCGCCGAGTACGCCACGCGGCGTGACTATCCGGACCACGAGCGACTGCTCGAGGCCTATCGCGACGGGCTAGCGCTGTGGTGGGTCCACTGCGGGACCCGCGACGACGTTCGCACTAGCCCGGACGTCGGCGTCGCCGGGGACCGCGCCCAGCGGATCGAGGTTGTGCCCGACGCGGATTCCGAGAGCGCAATCGCCCAATGGTGCTATCTTCCGCTGCATCGAACGCGTGCGTTCGAGGGGCGACTCACCGCCCGCGGGAACGAGCCGACGACGGTCGAGATCGGCATTCGGACGGTGACCGCCGATGGCGACCTCGAGACGGAACTTACCACCCAATCGGTGGCAGTCGGTACTGACTGGACCACCGCCGCGTTCGACCTCGAGTGCCCGCAGTCGGCGTTCGACGATCCCGACGCGTTGTACGCTGTGACGATTCGACCGGAGCCGGGATCGAACGTCGTTTTCGACGGGATCTCGTTGCTCCCGGACGATCACATCGCGCGGGCGGACCCCGACGTCGTGTCGTTCCTGCGGGACGCCAACCTCCCCCTGCTGCGCTGGCCAGGCGGCAACTTCGTCTCCGGCTATCACTGGGAAGACGCCGTCGGCCCGCTCGAGGAACGCCCGACGAAGCCGAATCCGGCCTGGGCCGGCCTCGAGACGAATCGATTCGGAACGGCGGAGTTCATGGACTTCTGCGAAGCGGTCGGCTGCGAGCCGATGATCTGTCTGAACGCGGGCAACGGCACGGCCGAGGAAGCCGCGAACTGGGTCGAATACTGTAACGGTGATCCGGAGGAGACAGAATACGGTCGACTCAGGGCCGAACACGGCCACCCCGAACCGTACGACGTGACCTACTGGGAGGTCGGCAACGAAGTCTACGGCCCGTGGCAGACCACCTGGACGACGCCCGGCGGCTACGCGGACCGGTTCGCTCGATTCCACGAGGCGATGACCGCCGTCGACGACGACATCGAGGTGCTGGCCTGTGGGAATCGCCTCACAGAGTGGAACGAGCCACTCCTCGCTGAGTGTGCGGACGACCTCGACTGGCTAACTGATCACGTGCTCGTCGGCGATCCAGTCTCGACCGACACCGATCTCGAGGCGTTGTACAACGCACACATGGCCTTCGCCGAGCAGGTCGGCCGGGAGTACGAGACCGTCGCCGAGCGGATGCGTGCAGCCGGTATCGACGAGCCGAAACTGGCGATCACCGAACTGCAACTGTTCACCACGCTCGCGGACGACGAACGTGACGGCGACGACACGCTCGAGTGGACGGACATCCCGACGAACAAGACCATGACCGAAGCCGTCTACGACGCCACGTTCCTGCTCGAGGCGATTCGCTCGGATGGACTCATCGGCATGATCACGCACTCGGGGGTCGGCAATCACGGTGCTGGACTCCGGAAGGACCGCGAGCGGGTGTGGACCGATCCGGCATACTACGTCCACCGCGAGGCATTCTCGATGGTCGGCGCTCACCCAGTCAAAACGCACCTGGAGTGTGGGACCTACAATACCGAACTGCCCGTCGGCGACCACACCGGCGAACTGTTCGGCGCAATCGAGCCCGCAACTGACGTACCACAACTCGATGCGGTGACTGTTTCTCACCCCGACGAGAACCGACTCGTCACCTGTCTCGTCCACCGCGATGCGACCGCCGGACCGACGACGGTCACGCTCGAGGTCGCCGGTGAATCCTCTCTCGAGTCCGTGACAGTCTCGCGGATCGGAGCCGACTCGATGGTCGCACAGAACACTCGAGAGGCCCCCGAGGCGGTCGCTGTCGAAACCGAACGCTGTTCGGTGGATGGGGGAACCGTCA